From a single Artemia franciscana chromosome 9, ASM3288406v1, whole genome shotgun sequence genomic region:
- the LOC136030760 gene encoding uncharacterized protein LOC136030760, producing MMLYADDSKVIGPASTLEDIFELQKDLDLLSMWANSWLLTFNVSKYHVLHFGHKNINTTYSLYGHSLSTMEEHDLRVIVDEHLKFSTHAKKAVASASSSLGLIKRTISSCSSKLLNLLFKGLVWPRLETGMVLAFPFFKKRC from the coding sequence ATGATGCTATATGCTGATGATTCTAAGGTAATTGGTCCAGCTAGCACTCTTGAGGATATTTTCGAACTTCAGAAAGACCTTGATCTCCTTAGCATGTGGGCAAACTCTTGGCTACTCACTTTCAATGTGTCAAAATACCATGTTCTACACTTTGGACATAAGAATATCAATACAACTTACTCTCTTTATGGTCATTCCCTTTCTACAATGGAAGAACATGACCTAAGAGTAATAGTTGATGAGCATCTTAAGTTTAGCACTCATGCAAAGAAGGCAGTAGCATCAGCTAGCTCATCACTAGggctcataaaaagaacaatttcctcCTGTTCTTCTAAACTTCTGAACCTTTTGTTCAAAGGACTTGTTTGGCCAAGACTGGAGACAGGTATGGTCCTTGcattcccctttttcaaaaaaagatgttaa